The Saxibacter everestensis genome has a window encoding:
- a CDS encoding cold-shock protein: protein MAQGTVKWFNAEKGYGFITVDGGGPDVFVHWSSIQMDGYRSLEEGQQVEFEVGTGQKGPQAEAVRPA from the coding sequence ATGGCTCAGGGAACCGTAAAGTGGTTCAATGCCGAAAAAGGGTATGGATTCATCACTGTGGACGGTGGCGGACCGGACGTTTTCGTCCACTGGTCGTCGATCCAGATGGATGGCTACCGAAGCCTCGAAGAGGGTCAGCAGGTTGAATTTGAGGTGGGTACCGGTCAGAAGGGTCCACAGGCAGAGGCGGTTCGCCCGGCCTGA
- a CDS encoding LytR C-terminal domain-containing protein yields the protein MSARVFVAIVALVAILLGVAVFNIVRSGQAGVDDTVAESTATPSKGAEPKETETATDKATDEATEEAKDVDKTVSISVLNSTSQKGLASTVAKRLKDDGWKAPSTGNYRSSVTTTTVYYVSDDLRDTAQAIADALGSSEIQESRDFNAKITVVVASDYQDS from the coding sequence GTGTCCGCACGTGTATTCGTTGCCATAGTCGCTCTCGTCGCCATCCTGCTGGGAGTGGCGGTCTTCAACATTGTCCGTTCGGGGCAGGCCGGCGTCGATGACACGGTCGCCGAAAGCACCGCGACGCCATCGAAGGGTGCGGAGCCGAAAGAGACCGAGACGGCAACCGATAAAGCCACGGATGAGGCAACCGAAGAAGCGAAGGACGTCGACAAGACGGTCAGTATCTCGGTGCTGAACTCCACCTCGCAGAAGGGGCTGGCGAGCACGGTCGCCAAGCGGCTGAAGGACGACGGCTGGAAAGCGCCATCGACGGGCAACTACCGCAGCTCCGTCACCACGACGACTGTGTACTACGTCTCGGACGACTTGCGCGACACCGCTCAGGCGATCGCCGACGCACTCGGCTCTTCTGAGATCCAGGAATCCCGGGACTTCAATGCGAAGATCACTGTCGTAGTTGCCTCGGATTACCAGGACTCCTGA
- a CDS encoding aldehyde dehydrogenase family protein — protein MTEHNPTPKKMLIGGEWVEALGGERFDIVTPIDRNQVIGSAPRAREADADRAVAAARAAFPAWAALHFTERQKMLLKIADALEADAENLAQLTALDTGNALRTQARPECKVLVDLFRYFGGIAGEVKGTTLPAGDNQLNYTRRQPLGVVAGILPWNSPLMIAGFKTPAALAAGNTMILKAAEDAPLTVIRMVEICEQFLPAGVLNLVTGYGQEIGEALVQHQGVDKVSFTGSTLVGRHVASVAGARLAHSSMELGGKSPSIVFPDSCTDDVVDQVLLATRFARQGQSCTSGSRLFLHKDIYEDFVNRLVKKVSALKVGDPRDEATDIGAVINKKQYDRIADYIAEGKAEAGVEIAYDGAESLDVGEPGFFHAPVILSRVKNDWRIAQEEIFGPVLSVIPWETEDEVVEMANDSHYGLAAFVFSKNIDAALKTAHRIDSGWVQVNQGGGQVVGQAYGGFKTSGIGREVSLEGMLEGFTQIKQINVKLG, from the coding sequence ATGACTGAGCACAACCCGACGCCCAAAAAGATGTTGATTGGCGGGGAATGGGTTGAGGCCCTCGGTGGGGAACGATTCGACATCGTCACTCCGATCGATCGCAACCAGGTGATCGGAAGCGCCCCGCGAGCGCGGGAAGCGGATGCCGACCGTGCCGTCGCGGCGGCGCGGGCGGCGTTCCCAGCCTGGGCGGCGTTGCACTTTACCGAACGCCAGAAGATGCTGCTCAAGATTGCCGACGCATTGGAAGCAGATGCAGAGAACCTTGCCCAGCTGACAGCTCTTGATACCGGCAACGCGCTGCGCACCCAGGCTCGCCCCGAGTGCAAGGTGCTTGTGGACCTGTTCCGCTACTTCGGCGGTATTGCCGGTGAGGTCAAAGGCACGACCCTGCCCGCCGGTGACAACCAGCTGAACTACACCCGGCGTCAGCCGCTGGGTGTAGTGGCGGGCATCCTGCCCTGGAACTCGCCGCTGATGATCGCCGGATTCAAGACGCCGGCGGCGCTCGCTGCCGGGAACACGATGATCCTGAAGGCGGCCGAGGATGCGCCGCTGACGGTTATCCGGATGGTGGAGATCTGCGAGCAGTTCCTGCCGGCCGGCGTGCTGAACCTCGTGACCGGTTACGGTCAGGAAATCGGCGAGGCTCTTGTGCAGCATCAGGGAGTCGACAAGGTCTCGTTCACCGGGTCGACCCTGGTGGGCAGGCATGTCGCCTCGGTGGCCGGCGCACGGTTGGCGCACTCGTCGATGGAGCTTGGTGGCAAATCGCCGTCCATCGTGTTCCCCGACTCCTGCACCGACGACGTGGTCGACCAGGTGCTGCTCGCGACCCGCTTTGCCCGTCAGGGCCAGAGCTGCACCTCGGGTTCACGGCTGTTCCTGCACAAGGACATCTACGAGGATTTCGTCAATCGGCTGGTCAAGAAGGTTTCGGCGCTCAAGGTCGGCGACCCCCGCGATGAGGCCACCGACATCGGAGCGGTGATCAACAAGAAGCAGTACGACCGGATTGCCGACTACATTGCAGAGGGCAAGGCGGAGGCCGGGGTCGAAATCGCATACGACGGCGCAGAGTCGTTGGATGTCGGCGAGCCGGGATTCTTCCATGCGCCAGTGATTCTGTCGCGAGTGAAGAATGACTGGCGGATCGCCCAGGAGGAGATCTTTGGCCCGGTGCTCTCGGTGATTCCGTGGGAGACCGAAGACGAGGTTGTGGAAATGGCCAACGATTCGCACTACGGGCTTGCGGCGTTTGTTTTCTCCAAGAACATCGACGCAGCACTGAAGACCGCGCATCGCATCGACTCGGGCTGGGTGCAGGTCAACCAGGGCGGAGGCCAGGTCGTCGGCCAGGCCTACGGCGGATTCAAGACTTCCGGTATCGGTCGCGAAGTGTCGCTGGAAGGGATGCTCGAGGGCTTCACCCAAATCAAGCAGATCAACGTCAAGCTCGGGTAG
- a CDS encoding FadR/GntR family transcriptional regulator, with translation MTATADPSKFGIERISATEAVFRALTAMIQSERYAVGDRLPAELALAREFGVSRSVVREALHACATLGLTETRTGSGTFLLAKTRSSQLVFGDFSAQDLIEARPHIEVPTAGYAAERRTSEQLANLHRILSELDDAQDLHTWVKLDGELHVAIAVASRNPVFISVVTSTRQALDIQSEFLNITQARQHASDVEHAEIVRAIESGSAQQARDAMSNHLRQVAAAVSNIDANPH, from the coding sequence ATGACAGCGACTGCCGACCCGTCCAAGTTTGGCATTGAGCGTATTAGTGCCACGGAAGCCGTTTTCCGGGCACTGACCGCCATGATCCAAAGTGAGCGATATGCGGTAGGCGACCGACTACCAGCCGAGCTGGCCCTAGCCCGCGAGTTCGGCGTCAGCCGGTCCGTGGTCCGCGAGGCACTGCACGCCTGCGCCACACTGGGGCTCACCGAGACCCGCACCGGAAGCGGAACCTTCCTGCTCGCCAAGACCCGAAGTTCGCAACTTGTCTTCGGCGACTTCAGCGCCCAGGATCTGATCGAAGCCCGGCCCCACATTGAGGTGCCCACAGCCGGATACGCAGCCGAGCGGCGCACGTCCGAGCAATTGGCCAATCTGCACCGGATCCTGTCCGAGCTCGACGACGCGCAGGATCTGCACACCTGGGTGAAGCTCGACGGCGAATTGCACGTCGCGATCGCCGTTGCCAGCCGGAATCCAGTCTTCATCTCGGTCGTGACATCCACTCGACAGGCCCTGGATATCCAATCAGAATTCCTGAACATCACCCAGGCCCGGCAGCACGCCTCGGATGTTGAGCACGCGGAAATTGTGAGAGCCATTGAATCCGGCTCCGCCCAGCAGGCCAGGGACGCCATGTCCAACCACCTGCGCCAGGTGGCCGCGGCAGTGTCCAATATCGACGCAAACCCGCACTAA
- a CDS encoding DUF3263 domain-containing protein, whose translation MVNGAVSSVDTDVADDHGLSERDQQILAFERQWWRYAGAKEQAIRDQFGLSATNYFQILNGLLDSPAALQHDPMLVKRLRRMRDSRQRERSARRLGPTRA comes from the coding sequence ATGGTGAACGGCGCGGTGTCGTCCGTCGATACCGATGTCGCCGATGATCATGGACTCTCCGAGCGAGATCAGCAGATCCTCGCGTTCGAACGGCAGTGGTGGCGCTACGCCGGCGCCAAGGAGCAGGCGATCCGGGACCAGTTTGGCCTGAGTGCCACGAACTACTTCCAGATTTTGAACGGCCTGCTGGATTCCCCGGCCGCGCTGCAGCACGATCCGATGCTGGTCAAGCGCCTTCGCCGGATGCGGGACTCAAGGCAGCGTGAACGCTCCGCGCGCCGGCTTGGCCCGACCAGGGCGTAA
- a CDS encoding MFS transporter gives MSTANANSGAKAPSGLKKVVAASMAGTVVEWYEFFLYGTAATLIFPQLFFPEQDELTGIISSFATYAVGFVARPIGGIVFGHFGDKFGRKRLLQFSLLLVGSATFLMGCLPGFDQIGHWAAAMLVTLRFIQGFAVGGEWGGAVLLVAEHSPNNRRGFWASWPQAGVPGGNLLATIVLLVLSTTLSEDDFLGWGWRVAFWLSALIVIIGYYIRTKISDAPIFLEAQKLVEKNKAVSYGVVEVFKRYPRGVFTAMGLRFAENVMYYMVVTFSITYLKTQVNEDTSRILLLMLVAHAIHFCIVPWFGHLTDVFGRRPVYAVGAVLTATWGFMAFPMMDTGNDLVILLAIVIGLVFHGLMYAGQPAIMAEMFPTRMRYSGVSLGYQVTAIVAGSLAPIIATKLLEATGSSVPIAVYLLIAAAITLVAVYFARETKGASLQDVDEADRKMLADELAVSEAELRAASKNTEE, from the coding sequence ATGAGCACAGCCAACGCCAACTCCGGTGCCAAGGCTCCTTCCGGACTGAAGAAGGTCGTCGCCGCATCGATGGCCGGGACGGTCGTGGAGTGGTACGAGTTCTTCCTCTACGGAACAGCTGCCACCCTGATTTTCCCGCAGTTGTTCTTTCCGGAACAGGATGAACTGACCGGCATCATCTCCTCGTTTGCCACCTATGCCGTCGGCTTCGTCGCCCGGCCGATCGGCGGAATCGTCTTCGGTCACTTCGGCGACAAGTTCGGTCGAAAGCGGCTATTGCAGTTCAGCCTGTTGCTGGTCGGTTCGGCGACGTTCCTGATGGGCTGCCTGCCAGGCTTCGACCAGATCGGGCACTGGGCGGCAGCCATGCTGGTTACGCTGCGCTTCATTCAGGGCTTTGCCGTCGGTGGCGAGTGGGGCGGCGCCGTTCTGCTGGTCGCCGAACACAGCCCGAATAACCGTCGTGGCTTCTGGGCAAGCTGGCCGCAGGCCGGAGTCCCGGGCGGAAATCTGCTGGCAACCATCGTGCTGCTGGTGCTCTCGACCACGCTCTCCGAGGATGACTTCCTCGGCTGGGGTTGGCGAGTCGCCTTCTGGCTTTCCGCGCTGATCGTGATCATCGGTTACTACATCCGGACGAAGATCTCCGATGCGCCGATCTTCCTCGAGGCGCAGAAGCTGGTGGAGAAGAACAAGGCAGTTTCCTACGGCGTTGTCGAGGTGTTCAAGCGTTACCCACGTGGCGTCTTCACCGCTATGGGCCTGCGCTTCGCCGAGAACGTCATGTACTACATGGTGGTGACCTTCTCGATCACCTACCTCAAGACACAGGTGAACGAGGACACCAGCCGGATCCTGCTGCTGATGCTGGTTGCACACGCCATCCACTTCTGCATTGTCCCGTGGTTCGGTCACCTGACCGACGTCTTCGGCCGCCGGCCGGTGTACGCGGTCGGAGCGGTTCTCACCGCAACCTGGGGATTCATGGCGTTCCCGATGATGGACACCGGCAACGATCTGGTGATCCTGCTGGCAATCGTGATCGGCCTGGTCTTCCACGGTCTGATGTACGCCGGACAGCCTGCCATCATGGCCGAGATGTTCCCGACCCGGATGCGTTACTCGGGAGTTTCGCTCGGCTACCAGGTAACCGCGATCGTCGCCGGGTCGCTGGCTCCGATCATCGCGACCAAGCTGCTCGAGGCGACCGGTTCTTCGGTGCCGATCGCGGTCTACCTGCTGATCGCTGCCGCGATCACTCTGGTTGCCGTGTACTTCGCCCGGGAAACCAAGGGAGCTTCTTTGCAGGATGTGGACGAAGCTGATAGGAAGATGCTCGCGGACGAGCTTGCCGTTTCCGAGGCAGAATTGCGCGCCGCCAGCAAAAACACGGAGGAATGA
- a CDS encoding asparaginase domain-containing protein, with translation MKSKASANTSEPRAARLGIITGSGPEAGLDLWSKVLRHNRSMLGELYQGDADAPHLIIVSVPELGHSMELESQEERVWWALERTARQLSPQVDYYVIACNTLNYYADRLDALGLSARLITPTQVVVQELQRLNTDSEQSVALLGSRQTMDVARWSSYASLAEHFRVELPADDDSLHRLIYDVKQAGGSTPRIEDAFLSLTDSLDSTVVLQACTELPLINVSSEAAAKTLIDVSDLLARALAEKHVDALLAGLGHDADGADPRLLVVYTGGTFGMHDLGAGLEANAELKAEISALIDEYDERRTTRLRWGYVKLDRIIDSAESSQQTAVDLAAEIRSNLDGAAGQAEYDGVLVIHGTDTLAYTASRVAFELADLHIPVVFTGAQLPLGFTGSDAPSNFAYALDVLTGVVTRQTWVALNHELHPAVRVSKYSSESMAGFASPRPLAPVTNQALADAVVVDKAMQGAGNARNIGLLSVFPGISAENLRAALACYPDGLVMECYGAGTAPVNTPGFVDALAAAVNAGTPVLAITQCQTGAVSLSRYAVGSVLADAGVIGGGDMTLEAALAKLGYLVSRDLDLAAIRDALAVNLIGEITTAY, from the coding sequence TTGAAAAGTAAGGCATCAGCAAACACCTCGGAACCTCGCGCGGCCAGACTCGGCATCATTACCGGGTCTGGTCCCGAGGCCGGCCTTGATCTGTGGTCGAAGGTCCTCCGCCACAACCGGTCCATGCTCGGGGAGCTCTACCAGGGCGACGCGGATGCCCCTCACCTGATCATTGTCTCCGTGCCGGAATTGGGCCACTCCATGGAGCTGGAATCGCAGGAAGAGCGCGTGTGGTGGGCGCTGGAGCGTACCGCGCGGCAATTGTCGCCGCAGGTGGATTACTACGTGATCGCCTGCAATACGCTCAACTACTATGCCGACCGCCTCGACGCACTGGGGCTCAGCGCTCGGCTCATCACCCCTACGCAGGTGGTTGTCCAGGAGCTGCAACGGCTGAACACCGACTCCGAGCAAAGCGTGGCGTTGCTTGGCAGCCGGCAGACCATGGACGTCGCCCGGTGGTCGTCTTATGCATCACTCGCCGAGCATTTCCGCGTGGAACTGCCGGCCGACGACGACTCGCTGCACAGGCTGATATACGACGTTAAGCAGGCTGGCGGTTCAACGCCGCGGATCGAGGATGCCTTTCTTTCGTTGACCGACTCACTGGACAGCACCGTGGTGTTGCAAGCGTGCACGGAGCTGCCGCTGATCAATGTGAGCAGCGAAGCGGCCGCAAAAACGTTGATCGACGTGTCCGATCTGTTGGCGCGGGCCTTGGCGGAAAAACACGTGGATGCCCTGCTGGCCGGCCTCGGTCACGACGCGGACGGCGCCGACCCACGACTGCTCGTCGTATACACGGGCGGAACGTTTGGCATGCATGACTTGGGTGCCGGCCTGGAAGCCAATGCCGAGCTGAAGGCGGAAATCTCGGCACTGATCGACGAGTACGACGAACGCCGGACCACCCGGCTGCGCTGGGGCTACGTCAAGTTGGACCGGATCATCGACAGCGCGGAATCGAGCCAGCAAACGGCCGTTGACCTTGCTGCGGAAATCCGTAGCAACCTCGACGGGGCGGCCGGGCAAGCGGAGTATGACGGCGTGCTCGTCATTCACGGCACGGACACCCTGGCCTATACGGCATCCCGCGTAGCCTTCGAGCTTGCGGACCTGCACATTCCGGTGGTCTTCACCGGAGCACAATTGCCGCTCGGGTTTACCGGCAGCGATGCGCCGTCGAACTTTGCGTACGCCCTGGACGTGCTTACGGGAGTGGTCACCCGGCAAACCTGGGTGGCGTTGAACCATGAGCTGCACCCGGCCGTCCGGGTCAGCAAATATTCCAGCGAAAGCATGGCTGGTTTTGCCTCACCGAGGCCCCTGGCGCCGGTTACCAACCAGGCTCTGGCGGACGCCGTCGTTGTCGACAAGGCCATGCAAGGGGCTGGGAATGCCCGAAACATCGGCCTGCTCTCTGTCTTCCCTGGTATCTCCGCGGAAAATCTGCGCGCGGCCCTGGCCTGCTACCCCGACGGCTTGGTGATGGAATGTTACGGTGCCGGAACCGCGCCCGTGAACACGCCGGGGTTCGTTGACGCGCTGGCGGCAGCCGTGAACGCGGGAACCCCTGTGCTGGCCATTACCCAGTGCCAGACCGGGGCCGTGAGCCTTTCGCGCTACGCGGTGGGCTCGGTCCTGGCCGACGCCGGCGTGATAGGCGGCGGTGACATGACGCTGGAGGCGGCCCTTGCCAAGCTGGGCTACCTGGTGAGCCGGGACTTGGACCTCGCCGCAATCCGGGATGCTCTCGCCGTCAACCTGATAGGTGAAATCACCACCGCCTACTAG
- a CDS encoding 3-hydroxybutyrate dehydrogenase, with protein MTENTLTGRHAIITGAASGIGAATATRLAGAGARLTVADINQEKLESFAEQLRGTGAEVESWPIDLSDTAALAGLSLDADILVNNAGIQHVAPLHEFPVEKWQLIQQLMLTAPFLLIRAVLPAMYDRGWGRIVNISSAHGLRASEFKGAYVSAKHGLEGLSKVTALEGAPHGVTSVCINPGYVRTPIIEAQLKDQARTHGIPESEVLEKILLAKQPLKRLAEASEIAEAVAFACSDAATSMTGSNIVLDGGWTAG; from the coding sequence ATGACTGAAAACACCCTAACCGGACGACACGCAATCATTACCGGCGCAGCAAGCGGCATCGGCGCCGCCACGGCGACCCGGCTGGCCGGTGCCGGTGCCCGGCTCACCGTGGCGGACATTAACCAGGAGAAGCTCGAGTCGTTTGCCGAGCAGCTTCGAGGCACCGGTGCAGAGGTTGAGAGCTGGCCTATTGACCTCAGCGACACTGCCGCTCTGGCGGGCCTCAGCCTCGATGCCGACATCCTGGTGAACAACGCCGGGATCCAGCATGTTGCCCCATTGCACGAATTCCCGGTCGAGAAGTGGCAGCTGATCCAGCAGTTGATGCTGACCGCGCCGTTTTTGCTGATCCGAGCAGTTCTGCCGGCGATGTACGACCGGGGCTGGGGACGGATCGTGAACATTTCCTCCGCTCACGGACTGCGCGCAAGCGAATTCAAGGGTGCCTACGTCTCCGCCAAGCATGGATTGGAGGGGCTCTCGAAGGTAACCGCACTCGAAGGCGCGCCGCACGGTGTGACCAGCGTCTGCATCAATCCCGGCTACGTCCGAACGCCGATAATCGAAGCGCAGCTGAAAGATCAAGCCAGAACCCATGGAATTCCCGAGTCCGAGGTGCTGGAGAAGATCCTGCTCGCCAAACAGCCGCTGAAGCGCCTGGCAGAGGCATCCGAGATCGCCGAGGCTGTGGCGTTCGCCTGCTCAGATGCGGCCACTTCGATGACCGGTAGCAACATCGTGCTGGATGGCGGGTGGACTGCTGGATAG
- the aspA gene encoding aspartate ammonia-lyase, with protein sequence MTHTSTSPHPSPTSRTETDFMGTRDVPDTAYWGIQTLRAKENFPITGIPISSYPVLVKALAQVKHAAVLANYDLGLIDETKKDAIVRACLDIENGQLLDQFVVDVIQGGAGTSTNMNANEVIANRALEHLGRSKGDYAAIHPNGDVNLGQSTNDVYPSALKIAAINGAGQLLEAMGYLRTAFSRKALEFEDVVKVGRTQLQDAVPMTLGQEFSTYAVMVEEDELRVKEALVHLHEINLGATAIGTGINTHPQYAAASCAHLQRITGLPLATAANLVEATQDCGSFVLFSGTLKRVAVKLSKICNDLRLLSSGPRAGFAEINLPPRQAGSSIMPGKVNPVIPEVVNQVAFEVIGNDLTITMAAEAGQLQLNAFEPIIGRSLFASLSHLTAACTTLADHCIDGITANKEFLRSQVEASIGVVTILNPLIGYDAATSIARQALVTGRSVTELVLERGLLSAEELNEILRPEHLANPQDSADIDVQQ encoded by the coding sequence ATGACACACACCAGCACCTCCCCGCATCCTTCCCCCACGAGCCGCACGGAAACAGACTTCATGGGCACCCGGGATGTGCCGGACACGGCCTACTGGGGCATCCAGACACTCCGGGCCAAAGAGAACTTTCCGATTACCGGCATCCCCATCTCTTCCTATCCCGTACTGGTCAAGGCGCTGGCTCAGGTCAAGCACGCAGCCGTCCTGGCCAACTACGATCTGGGGCTGATCGACGAAACCAAAAAGGATGCCATCGTCCGGGCGTGCCTGGACATCGAGAATGGCCAGTTGCTGGACCAGTTCGTCGTCGATGTGATTCAAGGCGGGGCGGGGACGTCCACGAACATGAACGCCAACGAAGTGATCGCCAACAGGGCACTGGAACACCTAGGCCGCAGCAAGGGTGACTACGCCGCCATCCACCCCAACGGAGACGTCAATCTCGGACAATCAACGAACGACGTGTATCCAAGCGCCCTGAAAATCGCGGCCATCAACGGCGCCGGCCAGCTCCTGGAAGCAATGGGCTACCTCCGTACGGCGTTCTCCCGCAAAGCCCTGGAGTTCGAAGACGTCGTCAAAGTCGGCAGGACCCAGCTGCAGGACGCCGTACCCATGACCCTTGGGCAGGAATTCAGCACGTACGCCGTCATGGTCGAGGAAGACGAGCTCAGGGTGAAGGAAGCCTTGGTGCACCTGCACGAAATCAATCTCGGAGCGACGGCCATCGGAACGGGCATCAATACGCACCCGCAGTATGCTGCTGCCTCCTGCGCGCATCTGCAGCGAATCACAGGACTGCCCCTGGCAACGGCGGCGAACCTCGTGGAAGCGACCCAGGACTGTGGTTCCTTCGTCCTGTTCTCCGGAACCCTCAAGCGGGTGGCCGTGAAACTCTCGAAGATCTGCAACGACCTGAGGCTTCTATCCTCCGGCCCCCGTGCCGGATTTGCTGAGATCAACCTTCCCCCGCGGCAGGCCGGCTCCAGCATCATGCCCGGCAAGGTCAACCCGGTCATCCCCGAGGTCGTCAACCAGGTTGCTTTTGAGGTGATAGGAAACGACCTCACGATCACCATGGCCGCAGAAGCAGGCCAGTTACAGCTCAATGCCTTCGAACCAATCATCGGCCGCTCTCTGTTCGCCAGCCTGTCGCACCTGACCGCTGCCTGCACCACGCTCGCGGATCACTGCATTGACGGGATCACCGCCAACAAGGAATTCCTCCGGTCCCAGGTCGAGGCCAGCATTGGAGTCGTGACCATCCTTAACCCGCTCATCGGCTATGACGCCGCGACATCAATCGCCAGGCAGGCTCTGGTAACCGGGCGCAGCGTCACGGAACTCGTCCTCGAACGCGGCCTGCTCAGCGCCGAGGAACTAAACGAGATCCTTCGCCCCGAGCACCTCGCCAACCCGCAGGACTCAGCCGATATCGACGTCCAGCAGTGA
- a CDS encoding amino acid permease: MDIGDAGYQKGLKRRHMHMIAIGGSIGTGLFLGASGRMELAGPSLAIVYIICGAFAFFVVRALGELVMYRPSSGAFVSYAREFMGEKGAYSVGWLYFLNWSTTVVADITAIALYVHFWSMFVSIPQWLLALTALLIVVVMNVISVKLFGEMEYWFAIIKVGAIVIFGIIGIFLIVTGTEISGHTPGLAMIADNGGFFPLGIAPMFVIALGVVFAYGGTEMVGVAAGESDNPRAVIPKAVNSIMWRIILFYAGSVVLFTLLMPWTAYSADESPFVTVMNAVGIPGAGDIMNLVVLTAAMSSLNAGLYATGRTLRSMAMAGTAPRFAKRMNKSGVPYGGILITSSVGVAGVILNAFVPEKAFEIVLNLAGIGIVGTWVSIMVCHWLFLRKAKRGEVERPSYKLPFAPVTNVVTLAFLAMVVMLMAMDASVGRITLGVFAIVVVAMVIGWYGVRKRINPDALSSVAGGSGNGTVDEESLEK, translated from the coding sequence GTGGATATTGGCGATGCCGGCTACCAGAAGGGGCTCAAGCGCCGGCACATGCACATGATCGCCATTGGCGGCTCCATCGGAACGGGCCTGTTTCTAGGTGCCAGCGGCCGGATGGAGCTCGCCGGCCCGTCGCTGGCCATCGTGTACATCATCTGCGGGGCCTTCGCGTTCTTCGTGGTGCGGGCCCTCGGCGAGTTGGTGATGTACCGGCCGTCGTCGGGCGCATTTGTTTCCTACGCCCGTGAGTTCATGGGGGAGAAGGGAGCCTACTCCGTAGGCTGGCTGTACTTCCTGAACTGGTCAACTACTGTCGTGGCAGACATTACGGCCATTGCGCTCTATGTGCATTTCTGGTCCATGTTCGTCTCCATACCGCAATGGCTGTTGGCGCTGACGGCACTGTTGATCGTGGTGGTTATGAACGTCATCTCCGTGAAGCTCTTCGGTGAGATGGAGTACTGGTTCGCGATCATCAAGGTAGGCGCCATCGTAATCTTCGGCATCATCGGCATCTTCCTTATTGTGACCGGAACCGAAATCAGCGGGCACACACCCGGCCTGGCCATGATTGCCGACAACGGTGGATTCTTCCCCCTGGGCATTGCCCCAATGTTCGTCATCGCGCTCGGTGTGGTCTTCGCCTACGGCGGCACCGAAATGGTCGGAGTCGCGGCCGGCGAATCCGACAATCCCCGCGCCGTGATCCCCAAAGCAGTCAACTCCATCATGTGGCGCATCATCCTCTTCTACGCCGGTTCGGTGGTTCTGTTCACCCTGCTGATGCCGTGGACCGCCTACTCGGCGGATGAAAGCCCCTTCGTGACAGTCATGAACGCGGTGGGCATCCCCGGTGCCGGCGACATCATGAACCTAGTGGTCCTGACGGCCGCCATGTCCAGCCTCAACGCCGGGCTCTATGCCACCGGACGCACCTTGCGTTCCATGGCAATGGCCGGGACGGCCCCCAGGTTCGCCAAGCGGATGAACAAGTCCGGCGTTCCCTATGGCGGAATCCTGATCACCAGCTCGGTCGGCGTAGCCGGCGTCATCCTGAATGCCTTCGTTCCGGAGAAGGCCTTTGAAATTGTGCTCAACCTGGCAGGAATCGGCATCGTTGGCACATGGGTGTCAATCATGGTCTGCCACTGGCTGTTCCTGCGCAAGGCGAAGCGCGGCGAGGTCGAGCGGCCCTCGTACAAGCTGCCGTTCGCGCCGGTGACCAACGTGGTGACGCTGGCCTTCCTTGCCATGGTGGTCATGCTCATGGCCATGGACGCCAGCGTTGGCCGGATAACCCTGGGTGTCTTCGCGATCGTGGTGGTGGCGATGGTGATCGGCTGGTACGGCGTCCGCAAACGCATCAACCCGGATGCACTGTCCAGCGTTGCCGGGGGTTCCGGCAACGGCACCGTTGACGAGGAATCTCTTGAAAAGTAA